One Manihot esculenta cultivar AM560-2 chromosome 18, M.esculenta_v8, whole genome shotgun sequence genomic window carries:
- the LOC110606473 gene encoding phosphatidate phosphatase PAH2 isoform X1 → MNTVGRLITRGVSTVSGPFHPFGGAVDIIVVEQPDGSFKSSPWYVRFGKFQGVLKAREKVVYISVNGTDANFHMYLDPRGEAYFLREVQGDGAESVSSSSSDEKDEQSQNGTKPMKSNTCDFDGNTSDKINGNNGKIVARTNSRQSRIFGLVFGRRSKKEGGYQDGINNDGAGMVRISSLDRAELAANLLDVKWSTKLTTSESMKDNTSQFSASDTYDGKGVRDRLTNDGQSQVGSSVQDASETSVGHHMFSEEIGSCNVQMGNSSHSGFESGKFSVQQSSVEVSGFGCTEQVVETDKLDESAPEKKLEELSSISRNISETGLHNADQYDNSVGVISDVTCSDSQIVDVYGAFPSIKSDQEWVSGKRNVALAGFGISKESGCNGIQSLIYCGKSENSPVDLDGSDEQAEETLCLTGGVRGDVNFYAETLHVKLPEDSVTLQAEEIELETIFTKSCDNDPQLANSSPPSVRGHDELNLEVKSIVPKSHTQMITMEMDPLLGLTEAESKNIRSSISSFTNSDCQFENAKNFGDKISRDELQPSLESVSGSEQLNGDCELEKAVSVPVSENSEEEQFIFSDLDDNRETQGNLNFPDGVVEENNPSFSTEDTDEENEPLSRNDELFSSEEFIFQKNQLTDIEMPMGNSKGTASPISIPNLQSTADMKVGWVGESLPNMWSCSDNTDSDVLHHPLSHSLDSDSRPLEWKLPSKDESSCINSGGEKESQSSPESSNREDSHLPEDIKDSANPAVGDQSKAIETTGGSWRLWPFTFTRSRSRKTVQPTITDAKSSDAENAASHSNIDMNYNQTVVKPEVSKRMVRTIAPTSEELVSLNLKDGSNTVTFTFSTSMLGMQKVDARIYLWKWKTRIVISDVDGTITKSDVLGQFMPLVGMDWSQTGVAPLFSAIKENGYQLLFLSARAISQAHLTRQFLVNLKQNGKALPDGPIVISPDGLFPSLFREVIRRAPHEFKIACLEEIKALFPPDCHPFYAGFGNRDTDEISYLKVGIPKGKIFIINPRGEVAVNRCVDTKSYTSLHALVHGMFPVSSPEQEDFNSWNFWKLPPPVVDI, encoded by the exons ATGAATACTGTAGGGAGGCTTATAACCAGAGGGGTTTCCACTGTATCGGGCCCCTTTCACCCGTTTGGTGGTGCTGTGGATATCATAGTGGTGGAGCAGCCAGATGGTAGCTTTAAATCCTCGCCCTGGTATGTTCGGTTTGGAAAATTTCAAGGGGTTTTAAAAGCAAGAGAGAAGGTGGTTTACATTAGTGTTAACGGTACAGATGCAAATTTTCACATGTATCTTGATCCGAGAGGAGAAGCTTACTTTCTCAGGGAGGTACAAGGAGATGGTGCGGAATCTGTTTCATCGTCTTCTAGTGATGAGAAAGATGAGCAGTCCCAGAATGGCACGAAGCCAATGAAATCCAATACTTGTGATTTCGATGGCAATACAAGTGACAAGATTAATGGAAATAATGGGAAGATTGTTGCTAGGACCAATTCCCGCCAATCAAGGATATTTGGTCTTGTTTTTGGAAGGAGGTCAAAGAAGGAAGGTGGTTATCAAGATGGTATTAATAATGATGGTGCTGGTATGGTAAGGATAAGTTCATTGGATCGTGCAGAGCTCGCAGCCAACCTCTTGGATGTGAAGTGGTCAACTAAGCTTACAACTAGTGAGTCCATGAAAGATAATACTTCACAGTTTTCTGCTTCAGATACATATGATGGTAAAGGGGTCAGGGATAGGCTGACCAATGATGGACAAAGCCAGGTTGGCTCATCTGTGCAGGATGCCTCTGAAACAAGTGTGGGCCATCATATGTTCTCTGAGGAAATTGGTTCTTGTAATGTGCAAATGGGCAACAGTTCCCATTCTGGATTTGAGAGTGGGAAATTTTCTGTTCAGCAAAGTAGTGTAGAAGTGTCAGGTTTTGGTTGCACTGAGCAAGTTGTTGAGACTGATAAATTAGATGAAAGTGCTCCAGAAAAAAAATTGGAAGAATTGTCTTCAATATCAAGAAACATCAGTGAAACTGGTTTACACAATGCTGATCAATATGACAACTCTGTGGGTGTAATCTCTGATGTTACTTGTTCTGATTCACAAATTGTGGATGTGTATGGAGCATTTCCCAGCATTAAGTCCGATCAAGAATGGGTTTCTGGCAAAAGAAATGTCGCATTAGCAGGTTTTGGCATTTCTAAGGAGAGTGGATGCAATGGAATTCAGTCCTTAATTTACTGCGGGAAATCTGAGAACTCACCAGTGGATTTGGATGGTTCAGATGAACAAGCTGAGGAAACACTGTGTCTCACTGGTGGAGTACGTGGGGATGTTAACTTTTATGCTGAAACTTTGCATGTGAAACTACCTGAG GATTCAGTTACTCTGCAAGCCGAGGAAATAGAGTTGGAGACAATATTCACCAAGTCTTGTGATAATGATCCACAACTAGCAAATTCTTCTCCTCCTTCAGTACGTGGCCATGACGAGTTGAACCTTGAAGTGAAATCCATAGTGCCAAAATCCCATACTCAAATGATCACTATGGAGATGGACCCTTTACTTGGTTTAACTGAAGCAGAGTCAAAGAACATTCGTAGCTCCATTTCCAGTTTTACAAACTCAGATTGTCAATTTGAGAATGCAAAAAACTTTGGGGATAAAATTTCCAGGGATGAGCTCCAACCTTCTTTGGAGTCAGTGAGTGGTTCAGAACAACTTAATGGTGATTGTGAACTAGAAAAAGCAGTTAGTGTTCCGGTATCAGAGAATTCAGAGGAAGAACAGTTCATTTTCAGTGATCTTGATGACAACAGAGAAACTCAAGGAAATTTGAATTTCCCAGATGGTGTAGTTGAAGAAAATAATCCCTCATTTTCTACTGAGGACACTGACGAAGAGAATGAGCCTCTCAGTAGAAATGACGAATTATTTTCATCTGAAGAATTTATTTTCCAAAAGAATCAATTGACTGATATTGAAATGCCGATGGGCAATTCAAAGGGGACAGCAAGTCCCATTTCTATTCCTAACCTTCAAAGCACTGCTGATATGAAAGTGGGGTGGGTGGGAGAATCATTACCCAATATGTGGTCTTGCAGTGACAATACGGATTCAGATGTCCTCCACCATCCTTTAAGCCATTCACTGGACTCTGATTCCAGACCCTTGGAGTGGAAATTGCCTAGCAAGGATGAGTCATCCTGTATAAATTCAGGTGGAGAAAAGGAAAGCCAATCATCACCAGAGTCCTCCAATAGGGAAGATTCTCATCTTCCAGAAGATATAAAAGATAGTGCCAATCCTGCTGTTG GGGATCAATCAAAAGCCATTGAAACAACTGGTGGAAGCTGGAGACTTTGGCCTTTCACTTTTACAAGATCAAGATCTAGGAAGACCGTGCAGCCAACTATTACTGATGCCAAAAGTTCTGATGCTGAGAATGCTGCTTCACATAGCAATATTGATATGAATTATAATCAGACTGTGGTTAAGCCGGAGGTCTCCAAAAGGATGGTAAGGACGATTGCCCCAACATCTGAAGAGTTGGTATCCTTGAATCTGAAGGACGGGAGTAATACAGTAACATTCACATTCTCCACTTCAATGCTGGGAATGCAAAAG GTGGATGCTAGAATTTATCTGTGGAAATGGAAAACTCGCATAGTGATCTCAGATGTTGATGGGACGATAACAAA ATCAGATGTACTTGGTCAGTTCATGCCTTTGGTAGGGATGGATTGGTCACAAACAGGGGTTGCACCGTTATTTTCAGCTATTAAG GAAAATGGGTATCAGTTGCTTTTTCTAAGTGCTCGTGCAATATCTCAAGCCCATCTCACTCGACAATTCCTGGTCAACCTTAAGCAG AATGGGAAGGCTTTACCAGATGGTCCTATAGTTATATCCCCTGATGGTCTTTTTCCTTCTCTATTCCGTGAAG TTATTAGAAGGGCTCCTCATGAATTCAAGATAGCATGCTTAGAG GAAATTAAGGCATTGTTTCCTCCAGATTGCCACCCTTTTTATGCTGGTTTTGGTAATAGAGATACAGATGAAATTAGCTACCTTAAGGTTGGAATCCCAAAGGGAAAAATCTTCATCATCAATCCAAGG GGTGAGGTTGCTGTGAACCGCTGTGTTGACACAAAATCATATACTTCACTTCATGCTCTCGTGCACGGCATGTTCCCAGTCTCGTCACCTGAGCAG GAGGATTTTAATTCATGGAATTTCTGGAAATTGCCTCCTCCTGTTGTTGATATTTGA
- the LOC110606473 gene encoding phosphatidate phosphatase PAH2 isoform X6 gives MNTVGRLITRGVSTVSGPFHPFGGAVDIIVVEQPDGSFKSSPWYVRFGKFQGVLKAREKVVYISVNGTDANFHMYLDPRGEAYFLREVQGDGAESVSSSSSDEKDEQSQNGTKPMKSNTCDFDGNTSDKINGNNGKIVARTNSRQSRIFGLVFGRRSKKEGGYQDGINNDGAGMVRISSLDRAELAANLLDVKWSTKLTTSESMKDNTSQFSASDTYDGKGVRDRLTNDGQSQVGSSVQDASETSVGHHMFSEEIGSCNVQMGNSSHSGFESGKFSVQQSSVEVSGFGCTEQVVETDKLDESAPEKKLEELSSISRNISETGLHNADQYDNSVGVISDVTCSDSQIVDVYGAFPSIKSDQEWVSGKRNVALAGFGISKESGCNGIQSLIYCGKSENSPVDLDGSDEQAEETLCLTGGVRGDVNFYAETLHVKLPEDSVTLQAEEIELETIFTKSCDNDPQLANSSPPSVRGHDELNLEVKSIVPKSHTQMITMEMDPLLGLTEAESKNIRSSISSFTNSDCQFENAKNFGDKISRDELQPSLESVSGSEQLNGDCELEKAVSVPVSENSEEEQFIFSDLDDNRETQGNLNFPDGVVEENNPSFSTEDTDEENEPLSRNDELFSSEEFIFQKNQLTDIEMPMGNSKGTASPISIPNLQSTADMKVGWVGESLPNMWSCSDNTDSDVLHHPLSHSLDSDSRPLEWKLPSKDESSCINSGGEKESQSSPESSNREDSHLPEDIKDSANPAVGDQSKAIETTGGSWRLWPFTFTRSRSRKTVQPTITDAKSSDAENAASHSNIDMNYNQTVVKPEVSKRMVRTIAPTSEELVSLNLKDGSNTVTFTFSTSMLGMQKVDARIYLWKWKTRIVISDVDGTITKKMGISCFF, from the exons ATGAATACTGTAGGGAGGCTTATAACCAGAGGGGTTTCCACTGTATCGGGCCCCTTTCACCCGTTTGGTGGTGCTGTGGATATCATAGTGGTGGAGCAGCCAGATGGTAGCTTTAAATCCTCGCCCTGGTATGTTCGGTTTGGAAAATTTCAAGGGGTTTTAAAAGCAAGAGAGAAGGTGGTTTACATTAGTGTTAACGGTACAGATGCAAATTTTCACATGTATCTTGATCCGAGAGGAGAAGCTTACTTTCTCAGGGAGGTACAAGGAGATGGTGCGGAATCTGTTTCATCGTCTTCTAGTGATGAGAAAGATGAGCAGTCCCAGAATGGCACGAAGCCAATGAAATCCAATACTTGTGATTTCGATGGCAATACAAGTGACAAGATTAATGGAAATAATGGGAAGATTGTTGCTAGGACCAATTCCCGCCAATCAAGGATATTTGGTCTTGTTTTTGGAAGGAGGTCAAAGAAGGAAGGTGGTTATCAAGATGGTATTAATAATGATGGTGCTGGTATGGTAAGGATAAGTTCATTGGATCGTGCAGAGCTCGCAGCCAACCTCTTGGATGTGAAGTGGTCAACTAAGCTTACAACTAGTGAGTCCATGAAAGATAATACTTCACAGTTTTCTGCTTCAGATACATATGATGGTAAAGGGGTCAGGGATAGGCTGACCAATGATGGACAAAGCCAGGTTGGCTCATCTGTGCAGGATGCCTCTGAAACAAGTGTGGGCCATCATATGTTCTCTGAGGAAATTGGTTCTTGTAATGTGCAAATGGGCAACAGTTCCCATTCTGGATTTGAGAGTGGGAAATTTTCTGTTCAGCAAAGTAGTGTAGAAGTGTCAGGTTTTGGTTGCACTGAGCAAGTTGTTGAGACTGATAAATTAGATGAAAGTGCTCCAGAAAAAAAATTGGAAGAATTGTCTTCAATATCAAGAAACATCAGTGAAACTGGTTTACACAATGCTGATCAATATGACAACTCTGTGGGTGTAATCTCTGATGTTACTTGTTCTGATTCACAAATTGTGGATGTGTATGGAGCATTTCCCAGCATTAAGTCCGATCAAGAATGGGTTTCTGGCAAAAGAAATGTCGCATTAGCAGGTTTTGGCATTTCTAAGGAGAGTGGATGCAATGGAATTCAGTCCTTAATTTACTGCGGGAAATCTGAGAACTCACCAGTGGATTTGGATGGTTCAGATGAACAAGCTGAGGAAACACTGTGTCTCACTGGTGGAGTACGTGGGGATGTTAACTTTTATGCTGAAACTTTGCATGTGAAACTACCTGAG GATTCAGTTACTCTGCAAGCCGAGGAAATAGAGTTGGAGACAATATTCACCAAGTCTTGTGATAATGATCCACAACTAGCAAATTCTTCTCCTCCTTCAGTACGTGGCCATGACGAGTTGAACCTTGAAGTGAAATCCATAGTGCCAAAATCCCATACTCAAATGATCACTATGGAGATGGACCCTTTACTTGGTTTAACTGAAGCAGAGTCAAAGAACATTCGTAGCTCCATTTCCAGTTTTACAAACTCAGATTGTCAATTTGAGAATGCAAAAAACTTTGGGGATAAAATTTCCAGGGATGAGCTCCAACCTTCTTTGGAGTCAGTGAGTGGTTCAGAACAACTTAATGGTGATTGTGAACTAGAAAAAGCAGTTAGTGTTCCGGTATCAGAGAATTCAGAGGAAGAACAGTTCATTTTCAGTGATCTTGATGACAACAGAGAAACTCAAGGAAATTTGAATTTCCCAGATGGTGTAGTTGAAGAAAATAATCCCTCATTTTCTACTGAGGACACTGACGAAGAGAATGAGCCTCTCAGTAGAAATGACGAATTATTTTCATCTGAAGAATTTATTTTCCAAAAGAATCAATTGACTGATATTGAAATGCCGATGGGCAATTCAAAGGGGACAGCAAGTCCCATTTCTATTCCTAACCTTCAAAGCACTGCTGATATGAAAGTGGGGTGGGTGGGAGAATCATTACCCAATATGTGGTCTTGCAGTGACAATACGGATTCAGATGTCCTCCACCATCCTTTAAGCCATTCACTGGACTCTGATTCCAGACCCTTGGAGTGGAAATTGCCTAGCAAGGATGAGTCATCCTGTATAAATTCAGGTGGAGAAAAGGAAAGCCAATCATCACCAGAGTCCTCCAATAGGGAAGATTCTCATCTTCCAGAAGATATAAAAGATAGTGCCAATCCTGCTGTTG GGGATCAATCAAAAGCCATTGAAACAACTGGTGGAAGCTGGAGACTTTGGCCTTTCACTTTTACAAGATCAAGATCTAGGAAGACCGTGCAGCCAACTATTACTGATGCCAAAAGTTCTGATGCTGAGAATGCTGCTTCACATAGCAATATTGATATGAATTATAATCAGACTGTGGTTAAGCCGGAGGTCTCCAAAAGGATGGTAAGGACGATTGCCCCAACATCTGAAGAGTTGGTATCCTTGAATCTGAAGGACGGGAGTAATACAGTAACATTCACATTCTCCACTTCAATGCTGGGAATGCAAAAG GTGGATGCTAGAATTTATCTGTGGAAATGGAAAACTCGCATAGTGATCTCAGATGTTGATGGGACGATAACAAA GAAAATGGGTATCAGTTGCTTTTTCTAA
- the LOC110606473 gene encoding phosphatidate phosphatase PAH2 isoform X4 encodes MNTVGRLITRGVSTVSGPFHPFGGAVDIIVVEQPDGSFKSSPWYVRFGKFQGVLKAREKVVYISVNGTDANFHMYLDPRGEAYFLREVQGDGAESVSSSSSDEKDEQSQNGTKPMKSNTCDFDGNTSDKINGNNGKIVARTNSRQSRIFGLVFGRRSKKEGGYQDGINNDGAGMVRISSLDRAELAANLLDVKWSTKLTTSESMKDNTSQFSASDTYDGKGVRDRLTNDGQSQVGSSVQDASETSVGHHMFSEEIGSCNVQMGNSSHSGFESGKFSVQQSSVEVSGFGCTEQVVETDKLDESAPEKKLEELSSISRNISETGLHNADQYDNSVGVISDVTCSDSQIVDVYGAFPSIKSDQEWVSGKRNVALAGFGISKESGCNGIQSLIYCGKSENSPVDLDGSDEQAEETLCLTGGVRGDVNFYAETLHVKLPEDSVTLQAEEIELETIFTKSCDNDPQLANSSPPSVRGHDELNLEVKSIVPKSHTQMITMEMDPLLGLTEAESKNIRSSISSFTNSDCQFENAKNFGDKISRDELQPSLESVSGSEQLNGDCELEKAVSVPVSENSEEEQFIFSDLDDNRETQGNLNFPDGVVEENNPSFSTEDTDEENEPLSRNDELFSSEEFIFQKNQLTDIEMPMGNSKGTASPISIPNLQSTADMKVGWVGESLPNMWSCSDNTDSDVLHHPLSHSLDSDSRPLEWKLPSKDESSCINSGGEKESQSSPESSNREDSHLPEDIKDSANPAVGDQSKAIETTGGSWRLWPFTFTRSRSRKTVQPTITDAKSSDAENAASHSNIDMNYNQTVVKPEVSKRMVRTIAPTSEELVSLNLKDGSNTVTFTFSTSMLGMQKVDARIYLWKWKTRIVISDVDGTITKSDVLGQFMPLVGMDWSQTGVAPLFSAIKEIISSRVP; translated from the exons ATGAATACTGTAGGGAGGCTTATAACCAGAGGGGTTTCCACTGTATCGGGCCCCTTTCACCCGTTTGGTGGTGCTGTGGATATCATAGTGGTGGAGCAGCCAGATGGTAGCTTTAAATCCTCGCCCTGGTATGTTCGGTTTGGAAAATTTCAAGGGGTTTTAAAAGCAAGAGAGAAGGTGGTTTACATTAGTGTTAACGGTACAGATGCAAATTTTCACATGTATCTTGATCCGAGAGGAGAAGCTTACTTTCTCAGGGAGGTACAAGGAGATGGTGCGGAATCTGTTTCATCGTCTTCTAGTGATGAGAAAGATGAGCAGTCCCAGAATGGCACGAAGCCAATGAAATCCAATACTTGTGATTTCGATGGCAATACAAGTGACAAGATTAATGGAAATAATGGGAAGATTGTTGCTAGGACCAATTCCCGCCAATCAAGGATATTTGGTCTTGTTTTTGGAAGGAGGTCAAAGAAGGAAGGTGGTTATCAAGATGGTATTAATAATGATGGTGCTGGTATGGTAAGGATAAGTTCATTGGATCGTGCAGAGCTCGCAGCCAACCTCTTGGATGTGAAGTGGTCAACTAAGCTTACAACTAGTGAGTCCATGAAAGATAATACTTCACAGTTTTCTGCTTCAGATACATATGATGGTAAAGGGGTCAGGGATAGGCTGACCAATGATGGACAAAGCCAGGTTGGCTCATCTGTGCAGGATGCCTCTGAAACAAGTGTGGGCCATCATATGTTCTCTGAGGAAATTGGTTCTTGTAATGTGCAAATGGGCAACAGTTCCCATTCTGGATTTGAGAGTGGGAAATTTTCTGTTCAGCAAAGTAGTGTAGAAGTGTCAGGTTTTGGTTGCACTGAGCAAGTTGTTGAGACTGATAAATTAGATGAAAGTGCTCCAGAAAAAAAATTGGAAGAATTGTCTTCAATATCAAGAAACATCAGTGAAACTGGTTTACACAATGCTGATCAATATGACAACTCTGTGGGTGTAATCTCTGATGTTACTTGTTCTGATTCACAAATTGTGGATGTGTATGGAGCATTTCCCAGCATTAAGTCCGATCAAGAATGGGTTTCTGGCAAAAGAAATGTCGCATTAGCAGGTTTTGGCATTTCTAAGGAGAGTGGATGCAATGGAATTCAGTCCTTAATTTACTGCGGGAAATCTGAGAACTCACCAGTGGATTTGGATGGTTCAGATGAACAAGCTGAGGAAACACTGTGTCTCACTGGTGGAGTACGTGGGGATGTTAACTTTTATGCTGAAACTTTGCATGTGAAACTACCTGAG GATTCAGTTACTCTGCAAGCCGAGGAAATAGAGTTGGAGACAATATTCACCAAGTCTTGTGATAATGATCCACAACTAGCAAATTCTTCTCCTCCTTCAGTACGTGGCCATGACGAGTTGAACCTTGAAGTGAAATCCATAGTGCCAAAATCCCATACTCAAATGATCACTATGGAGATGGACCCTTTACTTGGTTTAACTGAAGCAGAGTCAAAGAACATTCGTAGCTCCATTTCCAGTTTTACAAACTCAGATTGTCAATTTGAGAATGCAAAAAACTTTGGGGATAAAATTTCCAGGGATGAGCTCCAACCTTCTTTGGAGTCAGTGAGTGGTTCAGAACAACTTAATGGTGATTGTGAACTAGAAAAAGCAGTTAGTGTTCCGGTATCAGAGAATTCAGAGGAAGAACAGTTCATTTTCAGTGATCTTGATGACAACAGAGAAACTCAAGGAAATTTGAATTTCCCAGATGGTGTAGTTGAAGAAAATAATCCCTCATTTTCTACTGAGGACACTGACGAAGAGAATGAGCCTCTCAGTAGAAATGACGAATTATTTTCATCTGAAGAATTTATTTTCCAAAAGAATCAATTGACTGATATTGAAATGCCGATGGGCAATTCAAAGGGGACAGCAAGTCCCATTTCTATTCCTAACCTTCAAAGCACTGCTGATATGAAAGTGGGGTGGGTGGGAGAATCATTACCCAATATGTGGTCTTGCAGTGACAATACGGATTCAGATGTCCTCCACCATCCTTTAAGCCATTCACTGGACTCTGATTCCAGACCCTTGGAGTGGAAATTGCCTAGCAAGGATGAGTCATCCTGTATAAATTCAGGTGGAGAAAAGGAAAGCCAATCATCACCAGAGTCCTCCAATAGGGAAGATTCTCATCTTCCAGAAGATATAAAAGATAGTGCCAATCCTGCTGTTG GGGATCAATCAAAAGCCATTGAAACAACTGGTGGAAGCTGGAGACTTTGGCCTTTCACTTTTACAAGATCAAGATCTAGGAAGACCGTGCAGCCAACTATTACTGATGCCAAAAGTTCTGATGCTGAGAATGCTGCTTCACATAGCAATATTGATATGAATTATAATCAGACTGTGGTTAAGCCGGAGGTCTCCAAAAGGATGGTAAGGACGATTGCCCCAACATCTGAAGAGTTGGTATCCTTGAATCTGAAGGACGGGAGTAATACAGTAACATTCACATTCTCCACTTCAATGCTGGGAATGCAAAAG GTGGATGCTAGAATTTATCTGTGGAAATGGAAAACTCGCATAGTGATCTCAGATGTTGATGGGACGATAACAAA ATCAGATGTACTTGGTCAGTTCATGCCTTTGGTAGGGATGGATTGGTCACAAACAGGGGTTGCACCGTTATTTTCAGCTATTAAG gaaatcaTTTCTTCTCGGGTACCATAG